Proteins encoded in a region of the Diabrotica undecimpunctata isolate CICGRU chromosome 10, icDiaUnde3, whole genome shotgun sequence genome:
- the LOC140452449 gene encoding uncharacterized protein: protein MARRAQRILDMIPPINDPRDEQQSSSTIRPSELDSIDIQTDNIIYHEYDGNGISSLPDSQLSLDILNSVENNEDMQATPPNHRIFNKPSLVIKETDSDSDSSSGESSSSSSSSSSSSSSSSSSTNNLKDFSSDDSLKDPTYEDPFSENRKAQSDSDEEQQPQAQLPGIQDFPQSAVDNQKLLNINSPSPGVDDQPPSVDEHPSSIGEQSPSVDDESRSRCRKRKAEPLLWKRNQSKLLKNKGMSYTSMSKSKKVYDAKKNGSCMFR from the coding sequence atggcAAGAAGAGCGCAACGAATTTTGGACATGATACCACCAATAAATGACCCTCGAGATGAACAGCAATCTTCTTCAACAATACGACCTAGTGAACTGGATTCAATTGACATTCAgactgacaatattatttatcATGAATATGATGGTAATGGCATTAGCTCTCTACCGGACAGTCAGTTATCTTTAGATATTCTGAACTCCGTTGAAAATAACGAAGATATGCAAGCAACGCCTCCAAATCACAGAATATTCAATAAACCATCTTTAGTCATTAAAGAAACAGACTCAGACAGTGATTCTTCCTCTGGTGAATCTTCTAGCTCTTCGAGCAGTTCCAGTTCTAGTTCTTCAAGTAGCTCCAGTTCTACAAACAACCTAAAAGATTTCTCATCCGATGATAGTCTCAAAGATCCTACGTATGAAGATCCATTTTCTGAAAACCGCAAAGCCCAGTCAGATTCCGATGAAGAACAACAACCACAAGCACAGTTACCTGGCATTCAAGACTTTCCGCAATCAGCTGTGGATAACCAGAAGTTACTTAATATTAATTCACCATCACCCGGAGTTGACGATCAGCCACCTAGCGTTGACGAGCACCCATCTAGCATCGGTGAGCAGTCTCCTAGTGTTGATGATGAATCGCGCAGTAGGTGTCGTAAAAGAAAAGCAGAACCGCTTTTATGGAAACGAAACCAGAGCAAGCTATTGAAAAACAAAGGTATGTCCTATACTTCTATGTCCAAGTCTAAGAAAGTTTATGATGCCAAAAAAAATGGGTCCTGTATGTTTcgataa